From the Helicobacter pylori genome, one window contains:
- a CDS encoding bifunctional proline dehydrogenase/L-glutamate gamma-semialdehyde dehydrogenase, producing the protein MQKIIEDSLELAKKLQDSISSHLSEQEKAFHSKMQKLLNNPENKVMLIELMDRSFRCLDNKARFEMIEHVLDKYKSREIFSSFEKWLLMGFLSFGKMLPDMSVPFFVNKIRSDTKAMVLDQEESQLKERILKRKNEKIILNVNFIGEEVLGEEEASARFEKYSQALKSNYIQYISIKITTIFSQINILDFEYSKKEIVKRLDALYALALEEEKKQGMPKFINLDMEEFRDLELTVESFMESIAKFDLNAGIVLQAYIPDSYEYLKKLHAFSKERVLKGLKPIKIRFVKGANMESEETIASMKDWALPTFSNKQDTDSNYNKMLDFVLEGDNYKYIHIGAASHNIFEIAYVYTRIHALNDPVVLEHFSFEMLEGMSLQASQELKEMHKLILYAPVCDEAHFNNAIAYLVRRLDENTSSDNFMKAFFNLKVGTSEWKDQEQRFLNSLKAIATLDNATHRTQDRNAKQSGHTTYPNHPFKNESDTDFILKANREWAKKVREKMHNAPILELYPEMDGRFEDPNLTPLEVFDRIHHKKIASVHLADKEAILKALEVAKSDKSRFSQKSFTEIHALMSQTAQLFRERRGDLVGISALEVGKTFAETDAEVSEAIDFLEFYPYSLRVLQEQNPKTKFTPKGVGVVIAPWNFPVGISVGTIAAPLAAGNRVIYKPSSLSSVTGYKLCECFWDAGVPRDALIYLPSKGSDISKHLLKDESIQFAILTGGEDTAYKMLEANPTLALSAETGGKNATIVSKMADRDQAIKNVIHSAFSNSGQKCSATSLLVLEKEVYEDENFKKTLIDATLSLSVGDPFDFKNKIGALADKPNEKVIKAIDELKSYENYEIPASFVDNNPYLMKPSIKYGTQKGDFTHQTELFTPILSVMKAQDLNEAIEIVNSTGYGLTSALESLDEREWEYYLKRIEAGNIYINKPTTGAIVLRQPFGGIKKSAVGFGRKVGIFNYITQFVNIHQEEEDENALKNPLSEALEGLIQKGYDEHTHELKRAIFMAKSYAYHYKHEFSQTKDYVKIRGEDNLFSYTKVKSVGYRITEKDTLSDMLGVALACLISQIPLTISAENERTNKDLTFFLECLKALQANAPIVYENLQKFSEKLHAFNRIRYLKSDLDLLHKQASALGMVLATTRPCLNGRFELLYYHLERSVSISYHRYGNLGSRVLRQPTCHKSCCAEK; encoded by the coding sequence ATGCAAAAAATCATTGAGGATTCATTAGAATTAGCTAAAAAACTGCAAGATAGTATCAGTAGTCATTTGAGCGAGCAAGAAAAAGCGTTCCACTCTAAAATGCAAAAGCTTTTAAATAACCCTGAAAACAAAGTCATGCTCATAGAGCTTATGGATCGGAGTTTTAGGTGTTTGGACAATAAAGCCCGCTTTGAAATGATTGAGCATGTTTTAGACAAATACAAAAGCCGTGAGATTTTTTCTTCGTTTGAAAAATGGCTTTTAATGGGGTTTTTAAGCTTTGGGAAAATGCTCCCTGATATGAGCGTTCCTTTCTTTGTCAATAAAATCAGAAGCGACACGAAAGCAATGGTCTTGGATCAAGAAGAGAGCCAATTGAAAGAGCGGATTTTAAAAAGAAAAAATGAAAAAATCATTTTGAACGTGAATTTTATTGGCGAGGAAGTTTTAGGCGAAGAAGAAGCGTCTGCGCGTTTTGAAAAATACTCTCAAGCCCTAAAATCCAACTACATCCAATACATTTCCATTAAAATCACGACGATTTTTTCTCAAATCAATATCCTTGATTTTGAATACTCTAAAAAAGAGATTGTCAAACGCTTAGACGCTCTTTACGCTTTAGCTTTAGAAGAAGAAAAAAAGCAAGGCATGCCTAAATTCATCAACTTGGATATGGAAGAATTTAGGGATTTAGAGCTTACAGTGGAATCGTTTATGGAGTCTATCGCTAAATTTGATTTGAACGCCGGTATTGTGTTGCAAGCTTATATCCCTGATTCTTATGAATATTTGAAAAAACTGCACGCTTTTTCTAAAGAAAGGGTTTTAAAAGGGTTAAAGCCCATTAAAATCCGCTTTGTTAAGGGAGCGAACATGGAGAGCGAAGAGACTATCGCTTCTATGAAAGACTGGGCGTTACCCACATTTTCTAATAAGCAAGACACCGATTCTAATTACAACAAAATGCTGGATTTTGTTTTAGAGGGCGATAATTATAAATACATTCATATTGGTGCAGCGAGCCATAATATTTTTGAAATCGCTTATGTCTATACGCGCATCCATGCCCTTAATGACCCTGTTGTGTTGGAGCATTTCAGCTTTGAAATGCTAGAGGGCATGAGCTTGCAAGCGAGCCAGGAATTAAAAGAGATGCACAAACTCATCCTTTATGCGCCGGTGTGCGATGAAGCGCATTTTAACAATGCGATCGCTTACTTGGTGAGGAGGTTAGATGAAAACACCTCAAGCGATAATTTCATGAAAGCTTTCTTTAACCTCAAAGTAGGCACGAGCGAATGGAAAGACCAAGAACAACGCTTTTTAAACAGCCTTAAAGCAATAGCCACTTTAGACAACGCTACCCACAGGACTCAAGATAGAAACGCCAAACAAAGCGGGCATACCACTTACCCAAACCACCCCTTTAAAAACGAAAGCGATACCGATTTTATCTTAAAAGCCAACCGAGAATGGGCTAAAAAAGTGCGCGAGAAAATGCATAACGCTCCTATTTTAGAGCTTTACCCAGAGATGGATGGGAGGTTTGAAGATCCTAATTTAACCCCTTTAGAAGTCTTTGATAGAATCCATCATAAAAAAATCGCTAGCGTGCATTTAGCGGATAAGGAAGCGATTTTAAAAGCCCTAGAAGTGGCTAAAAGCGATAAGAGCCGTTTCAGTCAAAAAAGCTTTACAGAAATCCATGCCTTAATGAGTCAAACCGCCCAGCTTTTTAGAGAAAGGAGAGGCGATTTAGTAGGGATTTCGGCTTTAGAAGTGGGTAAGACTTTCGCTGAAACGGACGCTGAAGTGAGCGAAGCCATTGACTTTTTGGAGTTTTACCCTTATAGTTTAAGGGTGTTACAAGAGCAGAACCCAAAAACGAAATTCACCCCCAAAGGCGTGGGTGTGGTCATCGCTCCATGGAATTTCCCTGTGGGCATTTCTGTAGGCACTATCGCTGCCCCCCTAGCCGCTGGCAATCGGGTGATTTACAAGCCCTCAAGTTTGTCTAGCGTAACCGGCTATAAGCTTTGTGAGTGCTTTTGGGATGCGGGCGTGCCTAGAGATGCGCTCATTTACTTGCCCTCTAAAGGGAGCGATATTAGCAAACACCTTTTAAAAGATGAAAGCATCCAGTTTGCCATTTTAACCGGGGGCGAAGACACCGCTTATAAAATGCTAGAAGCTAACCCCACTTTAGCCTTGAGCGCTGAAACGGGCGGTAAAAACGCCACCATTGTGAGCAAAATGGCAGACAGGGATCAGGCGATCAAGAACGTTATCCATTCAGCTTTCAGCAATTCGGGGCAAAAATGCTCCGCCACTTCGCTTTTAGTGTTGGAAAAAGAAGTCTATGAAGATGAGAATTTCAAAAAGACTTTGATAGACGCGACTCTAAGCCTTAGCGTGGGCGATCCTTTTGATTTCAAAAATAAAATTGGCGCTCTAGCGGACAAGCCTAATGAAAAGGTCATTAAAGCCATAGATGAATTGAAAAGCTATGAAAATTACGAAATCCCGGCAAGCTTTGTTGATAATAACCCCTATTTGATGAAGCCAAGCATCAAATACGGCACCCAAAAAGGCGATTTCACGCACCAAACTGAGCTTTTTACGCCCATTTTATCGGTCATGAAAGCGCAAGATTTAAACGAGGCGATAGAGATAGTCAATTCTACCGGTTACGGGCTGACTAGCGCGTTAGAGTCTTTAGATGAAAGGGAGTGGGAATATTATTTAAAACGCATTGAAGCCGGTAATATCTATATCAACAAACCCACCACAGGGGCGATCGTTTTGCGCCAGCCTTTTGGGGGGATTAAAAAATCCGCTGTGGGGTTTGGGAGGAAGGTAGGCATTTTCAACTATATCACGCAATTTGTGAATATCCATCAAGAAGAAGAAGATGAAAACGCCCTAAAAAACCCCTTAAGCGAAGCTTTAGAGGGCTTGATTCAAAAAGGCTATGACGAACACACGCATGAATTAAAGCGTGCGATTTTTATGGCAAAGAGCTACGCTTATCATTACAAGCATGAATTCAGCCAGACTAAAGACTATGTCAAAATCAGAGGCGAAGACAACCTCTTTTCCTACACTAAAGTTAAAAGCGTGGGCTATCGCATCACCGAAAAGGACACTTTAAGCGACATGTTGGGCGTGGCTTTAGCATGCCTCATTTCTCAAATCCCTTTAACAATCAGTGCAGAAAACGAACGAACGAACAAGGATCTAACATTTTTCTTAGAATGCTTGAAAGCGCTCCAAGCAAACGCCCCTATCGTTTATGAAAACTTGCAAAAATTTAGCGAAAAATTGCATGCTTTCAATCGTATCCGCTATTTAAAAAGCGATTTGGATTTATTGCACAAGCAAGCAAGCGCTTTAGGGATGGTTTTAGCCACGACTAGACCCTGCTTGAACGGGCGTTTTGAATTGCTGTATTACCACTTAGAGCGATCGGTTAGCATTTCTTATCATCGTTACGGGAATTTAGGCTCAAGGGTTTTAAGGCAACCCACTTGCCACAAATCATGCTGTGCTGAAAAATAA
- a CDS encoding WXG100 family type VII secretion target yields the protein MSKVQMDTEEVRGFVGHLERFKELLNEEVNSLNGHFHNLESWQDARRDKFSEVLDNLKSTFNELDEAAQEQIAWLKERIRVLEEDY from the coding sequence ATGAGCAAAGTGCAAATGGATACCGAAGAGGTCAGAGGATTTGTAGGACATTTAGAACGCTTTAAAGAGTTGCTAAACGAGGAAGTGAATAGCTTGAATGGCCATTTTCATAATTTAGAATCATGGCAAGACGCTAGGAGGGATAAATTTAGCGAGGTGCTGGATAATTTGAAAAGCACTTTCAATGAACTTGATGAAGCCGCGCAAGAGCAAATCGCATGGCTTAAAGAGAGGATTAGGGTTTTAGAGGAAGACTATTAG
- a CDS encoding SMI1/KNR4 family protein, producing the protein MDRISTETELNWEFVEPLNKNALSDLEERLEIGFSDEFKDFIKRSNYGFSQLRYFMVGNESYTFKHVLDFNLESLLIDFMQSLKEWLEPEEIVFANDGYGGYYLWNMTTDVVLFLDTDNGSKKALLNLNMFLKKLESRG; encoded by the coding sequence ATGGACAGAATTTCTACAGAAACAGAATTGAATTGGGAATTTGTAGAGCCGCTCAATAAAAATGCGTTGAGCGATCTAGAAGAGCGATTGGAAATAGGCTTTAGCGATGAATTTAAGGACTTTATCAAACGATCAAATTATGGTTTTAGCCAATTGCGTTATTTCATGGTGGGCAATGAATCCTACACGTTCAAACATGTTTTGGATTTCAATTTAGAGAGCTTATTGATTGATTTCATGCAAAGCTTAAAAGAATGGTTAGAACCTGAAGAAATCGTATTCGCTAATGACGGGTATGGGGGGTATTATCTTTGGAATATGACCACTGATGTGGTGCTGTTTTTAGACACCGATAATGGCTCAAAAAAAGCGCTATTAAATCTTAATATGTTTTTAAAAAAACTGGAATCAAGGGGTTAA